From one Planktothrix agardhii NIES-204 genomic stretch:
- the hisI gene encoding histidine biosynthesis bifunctional protein HisIE, which translates to MSTLKPLELSLFSEIDTIRYNKNGLILAIIQDCLEGTVLNWVWMNAEALEKTITSKQVWSCQETAIVLWNSEITVKEIRYNDDSPMVIIGVEEQHQELSGNTLSGLFDVICDRRDYPQLESYTCKLLAGGDNKILKKIGEESAEVVMACKDNEKDAIAGEVADLFYHTLVALAYHNVELRNVYQKLESRRK; encoded by the coding sequence ATGTCAACCTTAAAACCCTTAGAGTTAAGCCTGTTCAGTGAAATTGATACAATTCGTTACAACAAAAACGGATTAATTTTGGCGATCATCCAAGATTGTTTAGAAGGAACGGTGTTAAATTGGGTTTGGATGAATGCAGAAGCCCTAGAAAAAACGATTACATCAAAACAGGTTTGGTCTTGTCAAGAAACAGCGATTGTGTTATGGAATTCGGAAATAACGGTAAAGGAAATTCGTTACAATGATGATAGTCCGATGGTGATTATCGGGGTGGAAGAACAGCATCAAGAGTTATCAGGAAATACGTTATCGGGGTTATTTGATGTAATTTGCGATCGCCGGGATTATCCACAATTAGAGTCCTATACCTGTAAATTATTGGCGGGGGGAGATAATAAAATTCTCAAAAAAATTGGAGAAGAATCGGCTGAAGTAGTTATGGCTTGTAAGGATAATGAAAAAGATGCGATCGCCGGGGAAGTTGCGGATTTATTCTATCATACCTTAGTTGCCTTAGCTTATCACAATGTTGAGTTAAGAAATGTTTATCAAAAATTAGAGTCAAGACGAAAATAG
- a CDS encoding FAD linked oxidase-like protein, translating to MNAISSTNPKNQQELEKIVGVGNVQPWDEIESVRQQQIIQSLASGTPIQGLIYPQTQQQLAEVIAYTNQQQLKVLPCGFCSKIDWGGLVKNIDFAVSTQGMNQLIEHAVGDLTVTVEAGMKFSQLQAILAQENQVLGFDPSYPETATIGGIIATGDTGSLRQRYRSIRDLILGISIVRYDGKIAKAGGRVVKNVAGYDLMKLFTGSYGTLGIISQITLRVYPQAEASGTVILTGEAEAISQVNQILLASALTPVAVDLISSDLSKILGFGDNIGLMVRFQSIAEGVKQQSQRLIELGEKIGLKAIYIDSDEENLWQQLKQQIWQSESNTDIVCKIGIAPTSAVKTLTQCQTLGIIHAGVGLGVLRFESVSPETLLNLRNWCESQGGFLSILKAPVDLKQQLEVWGYAGNALNLMRQIKQQFDPQNQFSPNRFVGGI from the coding sequence ATGAACGCGATTTCTAGCACCAACCCTAAAAACCAACAGGAATTAGAAAAAATTGTCGGGGTAGGGAATGTCCAACCTTGGGACGAAATTGAATCCGTGCGACAACAACAAATCATTCAAAGTTTGGCATCAGGAACCCCAATTCAAGGGTTAATTTATCCTCAAACTCAACAACAATTAGCGGAGGTTATTGCCTATACTAACCAACAGCAATTAAAGGTTTTACCCTGTGGTTTTTGTAGTAAAATTGATTGGGGAGGACTGGTCAAAAATATTGATTTTGCCGTTAGTACCCAGGGCATGAATCAACTAATTGAGCACGCCGTTGGAGATTTAACTGTTACAGTTGAAGCCGGGATGAAATTCTCCCAATTACAAGCAATTTTAGCCCAGGAAAATCAAGTTTTAGGATTTGATCCGAGTTATCCTGAAACCGCAACAATTGGCGGAATTATTGCCACTGGAGATACAGGTTCTCTCCGACAACGTTATCGGAGTATTCGTGATTTGATCCTGGGAATTTCCATTGTTCGTTATGATGGAAAAATCGCTAAAGCTGGGGGACGAGTTGTTAAAAATGTGGCGGGTTATGACTTAATGAAACTATTCACAGGTTCCTATGGAACTTTAGGAATTATTAGTCAAATTACCCTACGAGTTTATCCCCAAGCTGAAGCTTCCGGGACGGTAATATTAACAGGAGAAGCTGAAGCAATTTCTCAAGTAAATCAAATTTTATTAGCTTCTGCCTTAACTCCTGTTGCTGTGGATTTAATCTCATCCGACCTATCAAAAATATTGGGATTTGGAGATAATATTGGTTTGATGGTGAGGTTCCAAAGTATTGCAGAAGGTGTTAAACAACAATCTCAACGCTTAATAGAATTAGGAGAAAAAATAGGATTAAAAGCAATTTATATTGACTCCGATGAGGAGAATTTATGGCAACAATTAAAACAGCAAATCTGGCAATCTGAATCTAATACTGATATTGTTTGTAAAATCGGAATTGCCCCCACCTCTGCGGTCAAAACCTTAACCCAATGTCAAACCCTGGGAATAATTCATGCTGGAGTTGGTTTAGGGGTATTAAGGTTTGAAAGCGTTTCTCCAGAAACTCTGTTAAACTTAAGAAATTGGTGTGAATCTCAAGGAGGGTTTTTATCAATATTAAAAGCACCTGTAGACCTAAAACAACAGTTAGAGGTTTGGGGATATGCTGGAAATGCTTTAAATTTGATGCGTCAAATTAAACAACAATTTGATCCTCAAAATCAGTTTAGTCCTAACCGTTTTGTCGGTGGAATTTAA